The nucleotide sequence GCGCAGTTGTAGTCGAAGCCCGCTGCCTGGCGGCGACACGAAATCGCTGCCGTCCGGAGCGTCTTCCCAATGTCGCCGCCGTCGCGTGTCGAGGGACGCACTGACCCCTTGTATCAGGGCGGTGTAGCCGTCGAGCATGCCGGGTGGGTAGGGGTAGCGACCTCGCGCGACTTCATCTGCGACCGTCGGGTCTTCTTCTCCGAAAGCACCAACCTCCGGGTCGAAGCTCACGTCGCGGAGCGTGACGAAGGCGCCGAAGGAGCTGCTGCGCCAACCTCGTGCTTCATGCTGCAACCCCAGCTCGGTTCGCGTGGCCTTGAAGCGCGCTTCCTGATCGCCCGAGCGCGGACCGATGCCGTGGAATACCCAATCGGGACGAAAACCATACTCGGCACGCAGCGCCAAGGTCTGCTCATTCCCTACCTGAAGGCGCTCCGCGAAGTTCAGCAGTAGCCAATCCGTGCCTCCTGTAGCCGCGCGAGCGCGGAGGTCGTTCCCCGGCGCCAAGAAGTCGTTGTAGAAGAAATAGAGTCCGACGCTCGGGCGAAAGCCGAAGTCCACGAGGCCCGTCGGCACGATGCCGATGTTGTTGTCAGGGCCGAAGGTGAAGAGATCTACGAGCTTCTGCGGAACTTCTTCCTCCTCCGCGGTCGACACGACCCACCCCAGGGGCCGTCGGATGACGAACTCACTCACTAGGTAGAGCGGCGAGAGCACGACCCTCGGGATCCAGATCAGTACGTCACCCGCAGTCGTGGGCTCTTCCCCGCGACCGTCGTAGTCGGGCACGTCGCGCTCGCCGTCGGACGCAATGGGGGGATCGGTAGCTTGCGGCGTTGTCGGCTTCGCTGACGAAGGGCGCACCTCCGCCGGCGGAGGTCGGTCCTCCTCTTTGCCGGGCGAAATGCGCGTGACGGCGGACAGCGCGAGCACGCCCAAGATGCATCGTAGCGTGCGAGCCAACTCCCGGTGACTCTAGGCGAAACTCCTGCGGCGCCGCAACGAAGGGCCCACCCCCTGCTCGGGTCGGGAAATCATGGGTGGGATTCTGGCCCGCAGGCTTCGGTTACTACCCCTCAGCCCGTCGCTACCCGCCCGGCCCCTCAAACGCGCCAAAGGGAGAGGTTTCCGATGCGTCGCCAGCTCGAACGCTCGAGCGTGCGGTTCCCGCTCAAGGCATGACTTCGATCGCCGTCGCGCCGATGGCGTCCGTCGTGCCGTCGTCCGCGTACAGCTTGACGTAGTACGTGCCCGCATCGAGGCCAGCCGGCACGGTGAGGGTCGTGGACAGCTTTCCGCCGTCGAAGCTCTTGCTGAGCTTGGCAACGACCTTGTCGTTCGCGGTCTGGTAGTTCGCCATGATGGCGTCGTCGCGGCCGGGCTCGCCGTCAGCGGGGACTGGCACCAGGGCTCCTGCGATCACGGAGCGCTTGGTTTCCAGCGTGAGGTAGGCCGTCCCTTTGTTCACTCGAGGCAAACTCGCGTCCAGTTTCAGCTGTCCGCCCGCCGCGACCTTGGTTGGCGACACGTCGACGGTCGCGTCAGACTTTGGATAAGCCAGGCGCATGGCCGGATCCCCGAACAGCGTGTACATGTGCAAGTGCGTCGCGTTCAGAGCGTCCATCTCGCCAGGCTTCAGCACCAGAGTTGCCGCGCCCGCGATCTTGGAGCGAATGGCGTCGTCGTTTTCCAGCAAGCGATGCTTGGCCCGGACGAAGGCCTCCCCGACTGTGGGGGCACGCTCCGCGCCTAAGGTCTGCGCCAACTCGTAGATGAAGATGCCGTTGTTGACCGGGTTGGAGATCTCCGTCGCCGAGAGCACGGCCGGGGGGCCTCCCGGCGTCTTCAGCACCGCTTCACTGAGGCTTTCGCCAGTGTCGAACTTCCCTGTCAAGCATGCCACCAAGGTGAGAATCGGTGGGCGGTGGCGCGCATCGAGCTTCGACAGCTGCGCCGTGTCCAAGATCGGATGCAGCTTGCCGTTCCACTTGAGATTGGCGAACTGGTTCTCGAAGCCATGCCCAATGTAGGTCACCATCAACGAGCCCTCGTTGATGCGTTCGTAGACCTTGTCGCTGAACTTCTCGGGAACGTAGACGTACGGCGAGGGTTGACTCGCGTAGGTCATGG is from Polyangiaceae bacterium and encodes:
- a CDS encoding C25 family cysteine peptidase, translated to MVRLALLVVSLMVFGCGSNDGEPTGSEGGAPATGGSSGASGSGGANTGGGTGSDYVIVAADSLAASAARYRDFRVAEGHDVKLALVSELVKDAPDNDGAVTQIRDFISTQYDARNPGAPFFVLLIGDADGPWKGSNDTIPTGEFYDAFTSKQITSDNVYADMDGDNVPDLALGRLPLTSDDQVDAVRAKVEAYEKNYEVGAWNRRFNLFASTPGYGPSYDPIIEQWAFDIVEAMPYPFDITMTYASQPSPYVYVPEKFSDKVYERINEGSLMVTYIGHGFENQFANLKWNGKLHPILDTAQLSKLDARHRPPILTLVACLTGKFDTGESLSEAVLKTPGGPPAVLSATEISNPVNNGIFIYELAQTLGAERAPTVGEAFVRAKHRLLENDDAIRSKIAGAATLVLKPGEMDALNATHLHMYTLFGDPAMRLAYPKSDATVDVSPTKVAAGGQLKLDASLPRVNKGTAYLTLETKRSVIAGALVPVPADGEPGRDDAIMANYQTANDKVVAKLSKSFDGGKLSTTLTVPAGLDAGTYYVKLYADDGTTDAIGATAIEVMP